In a single window of the Biomphalaria glabrata chromosome 5, xgBioGlab47.1, whole genome shotgun sequence genome:
- the LOC129926168 gene encoding uncharacterized protein LOC129926168: MTVMKDTGTQTDVAMDIPYPVQASSPLHSGYSCEYNSDCYEPSIRNSIDTSFNISMPYDAPHPPNEIALQHERKYMVFKSALEKLFTSCSSCGCVVKAIFLENGTCVNISQLCSECGYHREWSSQPKIHQTPVGNLLLSAATLFTGCLVGQTMQFLDALNLARISESTFFKHQKDYLHATVENVFSKEQQDIINHVKIANLNLNLAGDGRSDSPGHSAKYGAYSVLECQINKVLDIQIVQSTEVANSNACELEGLKRSLCFLEENGLIIKSLTTDRHTSVSKFIRTEKNYIRHFYDIWHVAKGLKKKLDHISLKQGGELVNSWKKSIINHLYWCAVSTADGNGDLMLAKWQSILNHLVNQHTGHPNLLFPSCLHGSEYNTENKDWFEPGTDDYESVCKILDHCKLEKDIKKLSPIHQTAALESFHSLVIKFAPKHTAFSYLGMRSR; encoded by the exons ATGACAGTCATGAAAGATACTGGTACCCAGACAGATGTAGCTATGGACATTCCATATCCTGTCCAGGCATCATCACCCCTACATTCAGGCTATAGCTGTGAATATAATTCTGATTGCTATGAACCATCTATAAGGAATAGCATAGATACCTCATTCAATATCAG TATGCCTTATGATGCGCCACATCCACCAAATGAAATAGCCCTCCAGCATGAGAGGAAATACATGGTTTTCAAATCGGCTTTAGAAAAACTATTCACATCTTGTTCATCTTGTGGGTGTGTGGTGAAAGCAATTTTTCTAGAAAATGGCACCTGTGTAAACATATCTCAACTCTGTTCTGAGTGTGGCTACCATCGAGAATGGAGCAGTCAACCAAAAATTCATCAGACGCCTGTAGGGAACTTATTGCTGTCTGCTGCTACACTATTTACAGGTTGCTTAGTAGGTCAGACAATGCAATTTTTGGATGCTCTGAATCTTGCAAGAATTTCGgaatcaacattttttaaacaccaGAAAGACTATCTGCATGCCACagtagaaaatgttttttcaaaAGAACAGCAGGACATCATCAATCACGTAAAAATAGCAAACTTGAATCTTAACCTTGCAGGAGATGGGCGCAGCGACTCTCCTGGACATAGTGCAAAATATGGTGCATATTCTGTCTTGGAATGCCAAATTAACAAGGTTCTGGATATTCAAATTGTACag agtaCTGAAGTTGCCAATAGCAATGCATGCGAATTGGAAGGGTTGAAAAGATCTCTATGTTTCCTTGAAGAGAATGGACTGATTATTAAATCCTTAACAACAGATCGTCACACATCGGTTTCAAAATTCATACGAACCGAAAAGAACTACATAAGGCACTTTTATGACATTTGGCATGTTGCTAAAG ggcttaaaaaaaaattggaccaCATAAGTTTAAAACAAGGGGGAGAGCTAGTAAACAGCTGGAAAAAATCAATCATCAACCATTTGTATTGGTGTGCTGTTTCAACTGCAGATGGTAATGGTGACTTAATGCTTGCCAAATGGCAAAGCATTTTAAATCACTTGGTCAATCAGCATACAGGTCACCCAAATTTGCTGTTTCCCTCATGTTTACATGGCAGTGAGTACAATACAGAAAACAAAGATTGGTTTGAGCCTG GAACTGATGATTATGAAAGTGTGTGCAAAATATTGGACCATTGCAAATTagaaaaagatattaaaaaactATCTCCAATACACCAAACAGCTGCTCTGGAATCATTCCACAGTCTTGTGATTAAATTTGCACCAAAGCACACTGCTTTTTCTTATTTAGGAATGCGAAGCAGGTAG